A section of the Telopea speciosissima isolate NSW1024214 ecotype Mountain lineage chromosome 3, Tspe_v1, whole genome shotgun sequence genome encodes:
- the LOC122654390 gene encoding ADP-ribosylation factor 2 isoform X1, whose amino-acid sequence MGLTFTKLFSRLFAKKEMRILMVGLDAAGKTTILYKLKLGEIVTTIPTIGFNVETVEYKNISFTVWDVGGQDKIRPLWRHYFQNTQGLIFVVDSNDRDRVVEARDELHRMLNEDELRDAVLLVFANKQDLPNAMNAAEITDKLGLHSLRQRHWYIQSTCATSGEGLYEGLDWLSNNIANKVSS is encoded by the exons ATGGGGCTTACTTTCACTAAGCTCTTTAGCCGGCTTTTTGCCAAGAAAGAGATGCGTATTCTGATGGTTGGTCTTGATGCTGCTGGTAAGACCACCATATTGTATAAGCTCAAGCTTGGTGAAATTGTCACGACAATTCCCACCATTG GGTTCAATGTGGAGACTGTTGAATACAAGAACATCAGCTTCACTGTTTGGGATGTTGGTGGTCAGGACAAG ATCCGTCCACTATGGAGGCATTACTTCCAAAACACACAGGGTCTGATATTTGTGGTGGATAGCAACGACAGAGATCGAGTTGTTGAGGCAAGGGATGAGTTGCATAGGATGTTGAATGAG GATGAGTTGCGAGATGCTGTGTTGCTTGTATTTGCTAACAAGCAAGATCTTCCTAATGCAATGAATGCTGCAGAAATTACTGATAAACTTGGCCTTCATTCTCTACGCCAGCGCCACTG GTACATCCAGAGTACTTGTGCAACTTCTGGAGAGGGCCTTTATGAGGGGTTGGACTGGCTCTCCAACAACATTGCTAACAAGGTTAGTAGTTGA
- the LOC122654390 gene encoding ADP-ribosylation factor 2 isoform X2 gives MGLTFTKLFSRLFAKKEMRILMVGLDAAGKTTILYKLKLGEIVTTIPTIGFNVETVEYKNISFTVWDVGGQDKIRPLWRHYFQNTQGLIFVVDSNDRDRVVEARDELHRMLNEDELRDAVLLVFANKQDLPNAMNAAEITDKLGLHSLRQRHWYIQSTCATSGEGLYEGLDWLSNNIANKA, from the exons ATGGGGCTTACTTTCACTAAGCTCTTTAGCCGGCTTTTTGCCAAGAAAGAGATGCGTATTCTGATGGTTGGTCTTGATGCTGCTGGTAAGACCACCATATTGTATAAGCTCAAGCTTGGTGAAATTGTCACGACAATTCCCACCATTG GGTTCAATGTGGAGACTGTTGAATACAAGAACATCAGCTTCACTGTTTGGGATGTTGGTGGTCAGGACAAG ATCCGTCCACTATGGAGGCATTACTTCCAAAACACACAGGGTCTGATATTTGTGGTGGATAGCAACGACAGAGATCGAGTTGTTGAGGCAAGGGATGAGTTGCATAGGATGTTGAATGAG GATGAGTTGCGAGATGCTGTGTTGCTTGTATTTGCTAACAAGCAAGATCTTCCTAATGCAATGAATGCTGCAGAAATTACTGATAAACTTGGCCTTCATTCTCTACGCCAGCGCCACTG GTACATCCAGAGTACTTGTGCAACTTCTGGAGAGGGCCTTTATGAGGGGTTGGACTGGCTCTCCAACAACATTGCTAACAAG GCCTGA